A portion of the Corallincola holothuriorum genome contains these proteins:
- the purH gene encoding bifunctional phosphoribosylaminoimidazolecarboxamide formyltransferase/IMP cyclohydrolase, whose product MEAARPIRRALISVSDKTGIVEFARALAEKGVEILSTGGTARLLAEQGIDVIEVSDYTGFPEMMDGRVKTLHPKVHGGILGRRDQDDAVMNSHGINPIDMVVVNLYPFAATVANPDCSLADAVENIDIGGPTMVRSAAKNHKDVAIVVNASDYNRVLGEMDSNEGSLALATRFDLAIAAFEHTAAYDGMIANYFGTKVPSYGDTDENSENSQFPRTFNSQFIKKQDMRYGENSHQAAAFYVEKDLQEASVASAKQIQGKALSYNNIADTDAALECVKEFEQPACVIVKHANPCGVALAETQLEAYERAFKTDPTSAFGGIIAFNRELDADTAEAIVSRQFVEVIIAPTVSPAAAQIVAAKKNVRLLECGQWDKTTTEYDFKRVNGGLLVQDRDQGMVTLDDLTVVTKRKPTDKELQDLLFCWKVAKFVKSNAIVYAKDSMTIGVGAGQMSRVYSAKIAGIKAEDEGLEVAGSVMASDAFFPFRDGIDAAAKAGISCVIQPGGSIRDDEVIAAADEHGMTMVFTNMRHFRH is encoded by the coding sequence ATGGAAGCTGCTAGACCGATCCGCCGTGCGCTTATCAGCGTTTCAGACAAGACCGGTATCGTAGAATTCGCCCGTGCGCTGGCCGAAAAGGGTGTAGAAATCCTGTCTACTGGTGGTACTGCCCGCCTGCTTGCCGAACAAGGCATCGATGTCATTGAAGTCTCTGATTACACCGGGTTCCCTGAGATGATGGATGGCCGGGTAAAAACCCTGCATCCAAAGGTCCACGGTGGCATCCTGGGTCGTCGTGATCAAGATGATGCAGTGATGAATAGCCATGGCATCAACCCAATCGATATGGTTGTCGTTAACCTGTATCCATTTGCAGCCACAGTCGCTAATCCTGACTGCAGCCTCGCCGACGCAGTCGAGAACATCGATATCGGTGGTCCAACTATGGTGCGCTCTGCAGCAAAGAACCATAAAGATGTCGCTATCGTCGTCAACGCATCAGATTACAACCGCGTACTTGGCGAAATGGATAGCAATGAGGGTTCATTGGCCCTGGCGACCCGTTTCGATCTTGCTATCGCCGCTTTCGAACATACTGCAGCCTACGATGGCATGATCGCTAACTATTTCGGCACCAAAGTTCCTAGCTATGGTGACACCGACGAGAACAGCGAAAATAGCCAGTTTCCACGTACTTTCAACAGCCAGTTCATCAAAAAGCAGGATATGCGCTACGGCGAGAACAGCCACCAAGCCGCTGCTTTTTATGTTGAAAAGGATCTACAGGAAGCCTCTGTTGCATCAGCGAAGCAGATCCAAGGTAAAGCCCTCAGCTACAACAATATTGCCGATACCGACGCCGCGCTGGAATGCGTGAAAGAGTTCGAGCAACCAGCCTGTGTCATCGTCAAGCATGCGAATCCGTGTGGCGTGGCGTTAGCTGAGACGCAATTGGAAGCTTACGAACGCGCTTTCAAAACGGATCCAACATCAGCATTTGGCGGTATCATCGCTTTCAACCGTGAACTCGATGCCGACACCGCTGAAGCGATTGTCAGCCGTCAGTTTGTGGAAGTGATCATTGCGCCAACAGTCAGCCCTGCGGCGGCACAAATCGTCGCAGCGAAGAAGAATGTTCGCTTGCTCGAGTGTGGCCAGTGGGATAAAACCACCACTGAATATGACTTTAAACGAGTCAACGGCGGCTTGCTGGTACAAGATCGCGATCAAGGCATGGTGACGCTGGACGATTTAACCGTGGTAACCAAGCGTAAGCCAACCGACAAAGAGCTGCAGGATCTGCTGTTCTGCTGGAAAGTGGCTAAATTTGTTAAATCAAATGCCATTGTTTACGCCAAAGATAGCATGACGATCGGTGTTGGCGCGGGTCAAATGAGCCGTGTATATAGCGCCAAAATCGCTGGCATTAAAGCGGAAGATGAAGGTCTCGAAGTCGCCGGTTCAGTGATGGCTTCAGATGCTTTCTTCCCATTCCGTGATGGCATTGATGCCGCAGCGAAAGCGGGCATTAGCTGTGTTATCCAGCCTGGCGGCTCTATCCGCGATGATGAGGTGATTGCAGCGGCGGACGAACATGGCATGACCATGGTGTTCACCAACATGCGTCATTTCCGTCACTAA
- the fis gene encoding DNA-binding transcriptional regulator Fis, translating to MFETNLKNEVMGTVNQMPNTSSNAQPLRESVKKAMRNYLTQLNGQDINDLYELFLSEVEAPLLEEVMTYTRGNQTRASNLLGVNRGTLRKKLKKYGMN from the coding sequence ATGTTTGAGACTAATCTGAAAAATGAAGTAATGGGTACTGTTAATCAAATGCCAAACACTTCTTCCAATGCGCAACCTCTCCGCGAATCCGTTAAAAAAGCGATGCGCAACTATCTGACACAGTTAAACGGTCAGGACATCAATGACCTGTACGAGCTGTTCCTGTCGGAAGTAGAAGCGCCGTTGCTTGAAGAAGTGATGACCTACACCCGTGGTAATCAGACTCGTGCCTCAAACCTGTTGGGCGTCAACCGCGGTACGCTGCGTAAGAAGCTCAAAAAGTACGGTATGAACTAA
- the dusB gene encoding tRNA dihydrouridine synthase DusB, translated as MQIGPYRLDNPLIVAPMAGITDRPYRQLCRRMGAGLAVSEMLSSNPKIWGTEKSQKRMDHSGESGIRSVQIAGADPDLMAEAAQFNVANGAQIIDINMGCPAKKVNKKLAGSALLQYPELVEKIIKAVVNAVDVPVTLKTRTGWAPEYKNGVEIARLAERNGIQAIAIHGRTRACMYKGNAEYDTIAAIKQSVSIPVIANGDIDSPQKAQQVLTDTGADALMIGRAAQGRPWLFKQIAHYLHCNELLPDPPAQEIREIVLAHIDALHIFYGDVMGPRIARKHVGWYLAELDQTREFRSKFNALISAKDQLQALDAFFALEN; from the coding sequence ATTCAGATTGGCCCTTACCGTCTCGACAATCCGCTGATTGTCGCGCCGATGGCTGGGATAACCGATCGTCCTTACCGTCAACTTTGCCGCCGTATGGGGGCAGGTTTAGCAGTATCGGAGATGCTTTCAAGTAATCCCAAAATCTGGGGTACAGAAAAATCGCAGAAACGCATGGACCATTCAGGTGAGTCCGGTATCCGCTCGGTGCAAATTGCCGGCGCAGATCCAGATCTGATGGCCGAAGCTGCGCAATTTAATGTCGCCAATGGCGCCCAAATTATTGATATCAATATGGGGTGTCCAGCCAAAAAGGTGAACAAAAAATTAGCCGGCTCAGCATTACTGCAGTATCCGGAACTGGTAGAAAAAATCATCAAAGCCGTGGTAAACGCGGTCGATGTACCAGTCACGCTAAAGACCCGCACCGGATGGGCACCTGAGTACAAAAACGGCGTCGAGATTGCCCGCCTGGCTGAACGTAATGGGATCCAGGCAATTGCTATACATGGTCGTACGCGAGCATGTATGTATAAGGGGAATGCGGAGTACGACACCATTGCTGCGATTAAGCAGTCAGTGTCTATTCCTGTTATTGCCAATGGCGATATCGATAGCCCGCAAAAAGCACAGCAGGTTTTAACCGACACCGGCGCGGATGCGCTGATGATTGGTCGAGCCGCTCAAGGACGACCGTGGCTGTTTAAGCAGATTGCTCACTATCTTCACTGTAATGAGCTACTGCCTGATCCGCCGGCACAGGAAATACGCGAAATCGTGTTAGCGCATATTGATGCGTTACACATATTTTATGGAGATGTGATGGGTCCACGGATCGCCCGCAAGCATGTGGGTTGGTATCTGGCGGAGCTTGATCAAACCAGAGAATTTCGAAGCAAATTTAACGCTTTGATATCAGCTAAGGATCAGCTGCAGGCGTTAGATGCATTCTTTGCATTAGAAAATTAA
- the prmA gene encoding 50S ribosomal protein L11 methyltransferase, with protein MPWLQLRLNATADTAEKVGDLMSACGALSVTFLDSKDNPVFEPMPGETRLWGETDVMGLWDAEADMDIVVSYLQMHGGLTKGQRYKLEPLEDKDWEREWMDNFHPMQFGERLWICPSWRDAPAADAVNVILDPGLAFGTGTHPTTALCLQWLDSLDLTDKTVVDFGCGSGILAVAALKLGAKSAIGIDIDPQAILASRDNAERNGVSDKLSLYLPDEQPADLKADVVVANILAGPLRELAPLICRLPLPGGHLALSGVLESQAEEVASAYQSHINLDPICQKEEWARISGIAK; from the coding sequence ATGCCTTGGCTCCAGCTTCGCCTAAATGCCACCGCCGATACCGCAGAAAAAGTCGGTGACTTAATGTCTGCTTGCGGTGCCTTGTCTGTGACATTTTTGGATTCGAAAGACAATCCGGTGTTTGAACCTATGCCAGGAGAAACCCGCTTATGGGGAGAAACTGACGTGATGGGTTTATGGGATGCGGAAGCGGACATGGACATTGTGGTCAGCTATCTACAGATGCATGGCGGATTAACCAAAGGCCAACGCTATAAGCTAGAACCGCTGGAAGACAAGGACTGGGAGCGGGAGTGGATGGATAACTTTCATCCGATGCAGTTTGGTGAACGTCTGTGGATATGCCCAAGCTGGCGCGACGCGCCTGCGGCCGATGCAGTTAATGTGATCCTGGATCCTGGCCTGGCATTTGGTACTGGCACCCATCCAACCACTGCGCTTTGCCTGCAGTGGTTAGATAGTTTGGATTTAACCGATAAGACGGTGGTCGATTTCGGTTGTGGCTCAGGTATTCTTGCTGTGGCGGCGCTTAAACTAGGTGCAAAAAGCGCCATCGGCATCGATATTGACCCACAGGCGATCCTTGCCAGTCGTGACAACGCCGAACGCAATGGCGTCAGCGACAAGCTCAGCCTCTATCTGCCCGATGAGCAACCTGCGGACTTAAAAGCTGACGTAGTGGTCGCCAATATTCTTGCCGGCCCACTCCGGGAACTCGCACCTTTAATCTGCCGATTACCCCTGCCGGGCGGTCACCTTGCGCTCTCTGGCGTACTAGAATCTCAGGCGGAAGAGGTCGCATCAGCCTATCAATCACACATAAATCTCGATCCTATTTGTCAAAAAGAGGAGTGGGCGAGAATTAGTGGGATCGCGAAATAA